A window of Kineococcus sp. NBC_00420 genomic DNA:
ACCACATCGAGGTCTGGGTCGCCGACGACCTCGGCTTCCCCGAGGGCGACTGCCGCAACACCCTCTCCGACGGGGCGCTGACGTCGGTCACCGACGCCCAGGCCCAGAGCTTCGCCGACGAGTTCGACGACAACATGCTGCCGAAGGAGTCCGAGGCGTTCTCGGTCGCCCCCGACCGCGACGGGTCGAACCAGGTGTTCAGCTCGCTCTTCCCCGACGGCACCTACCCGGCCGACTACTGGAACGGCGAGGGGGACCGGACCGTCGCGCTCATCGACAACGTGCGCGACCAGAACTACTACGACCCGACCAACGTCAACGGCCGCACCTACATCGGCGGGTTCTTCTACTCGACGTTCAACGAGCTCCTCGACCGCAACGTCATGACCATCGACGGGTTCGACTGGCTGCACCGCACCGGCACCAACCCGCCGGACGACTCCGACGACCCCGCCTACCAGGCCTGCGCGGACTTCCTGCAGCGTCCCGGCCTCGGTGAACCCCGGGTGCGCAACTACGAGGGCACCTTCGCCCACGAGTACCAGCACCTGCTGCAGTACTACACCGACTCCGACGAGTTCAACTGGGTCAACGAGGGGCTCTCGGACTGGGCGCAGACCCTCGTCGGTTACGTCGACCCGTCGGTCCCGCTGGACGACCCGACGGCCGACAGCCACCTCTCCTCGTTCTTCGGCTGGAACCCCACGCAGAGCTTCGGCGGCCCGGAGCAGTCCGTCACCCAGTGGGGTGACCAAGGCGCTCCGGAGACCCTCGCGGACTACGGCGCCACCTACGCGTTCATGCTCTACCTCGCCGACCACTTCGGTGGTGACGAGTTCATGAGCGCCCTGCACAACGAACCCGCGAACGGGCTCGCCGGTCTGCAGAAGGTCCTCGACCAGTTCGGCTACGACGACGACGCCCTCGACGTCCTGCACGCCTACCTGGCCTCCAACGCCGTGGACGCGGCGATCGACGGCGGGGCGAGCGTGAAGCACGGGAACGCCGCGGACCTCACCTCGGGCGCGCTGTCCGGGATGGTCAACTGGGACACCCCGCAGGCCTACGACTCGCCCGGGGCCCCGGTCAACGGCGCGGACTACGTCCGGCTGCGCAACCTCGACGGCTACCTCTCCGACGGTTTCGTGAGCTTCGTCGGGGCGAGCAACTACCCGGTCAGCCCGGTCGAGTGGACCTCCGAGGACGGGAACCTCACCTCGGGCAAGGGCGACAACCTCGACCGTGCGATCGTGCGTTCCCTCGACGTCCCCGCGGACGACCCGACGATCACGCTGGACCTCGCCCTGGACACCGAGGAGGGCTACGACTACTTCTACGTCCAGGTCTACGACGAGGCGACGGGGACGTGGGTCAACCTGCCCACCGCCGACGCCGACCCCACCACGGGCGGGCTCAGCGGCGTCGTCAACGGTGAGACCGTCTTCGACGCCTCCTCGGTGGCCGGCCGGACCGTCGACGTGGCCCTGCGCTACGTCACCGACGGCGGGGTCTCCAACCCCGGCGTGACGGTGAAGTCGGTCCGTGTCGGGGGGAACGAACTCCCCGACGCGATGGACCTCTCGACCTGGCAGTCGCTGACCCAGGCGCACCCGATCCCGGTGGCGGGCTGGACGGTTCAGCTCGTCGGGTACTCCGGCGACCAGGTGTCCGTGGTGAAGCTGCCCGTCGTGAAGGCCCCCTGGGGCTGGACGACGGTTGCTCCGGTCTCGCTCGTCCTCGGGTTCACCCCCGACGTCGCCGCGGTGCTCGTGACCGCGGACGACCCGACCGAGACGGCGCCGTCCTACGCGCCGTACCAGATGTTCGCCAACGGGATCCTGCAGCCCGGCGGTGGTTCGGGCGCCTGAGCCCGGACGCAGGACGGCCCCGGAACCCTGCGCGGGTTCCGGGGCCGTCTGCGCGCGGGTCAGATGATCGCGAAGAGCACGTACCCGCCGACGGCCAGCACCAGCACGATCGTGGCGAGGACCGTCGGGTTGCGGTACCAGCCGGCCTCGCGCGGGACGGCACGCACCGAGGCGGGGGTGAGGGTCCAGACGAGGCCCTTCAGGTCCGCCTCCGGTTTCGGCGTCCCACCGCGGGAGACGAGCCAGCCGACGAGCACCGCCACGACCGTGGCGACGCCGCCGCCGAGGAAGCTGGAACCCTGCCCGGACAACGAGATCACCCCGACCTGGTTCAGCACGAACACGGACACCGCGCTGAGCGTCCCCGAGAGCAGGCCCCAGAAACCGGCCGTCCCGGTGAGCTTCTTCCAGAACAGGCCGAACGCGAACACCGCGAACAGCGGGACGTTGAAGAACGAGAACAACGTCTGGATGTAGTCCATGATGTTGCTGAACCCGGCGGCGATGAACGCGGTGCCGATGGCCAGCGCGGTCCCGACGACGGTCACGACGCGGCCGACCTTGAGGTAGTGCGCGTCGTCCTTGCCCGGTCGCAGCCAGTCCTGCCACAGGTCGTAGGTGAAGACCGTGTTGAAGGAGCTGACGTTCGCGGCCATGCCGGCCATGAACGCCGCGAGCAGACCGGCGAGCGCCACCCCGAGGAAGCCGTTGGGCAGCAGTTCGCGCAGCAGCAGCGGGACGGCGTCGTTGTAGGTGACGTCGCTCGGCAGGCCCTTCTTGAGGCTCTCGATGCCAGGGATCAGGACCGCGGCGATCATGCCGGGGATGATGATGACCAGCGCGATGAGCACCTTGGGGATGGCTGCGATGAGCGGGGTGCGCTGCGCCGCGGCGGCGTTGCGGGCGGAGAACGCCCGCTGCACCTCGGTGAAGTTGGTCGTCCAGTAGCCGAAGCTGGTGACGAAACCCAGGCCGAGGACGACGCCGAACGTGGAGCCCACGGCGCTGCCGATCCCGGTGAGGTCCTGGGCGGGGAACGCCTGCAGCATGTTCTGGCTGCCCTGGTCGGTCAGGCGCGAGACGAGCCCGTCCCAGCCGCCGACGCGGTGCAGGCCGACGAGGGTGATGGGGACCATCGTCACGACGATGACGAAGAACTGCAGGACCTCGTTGTAGATCGCGGCGGAGAGGCCACCGAGGAACGTGTAGGCCAGGACGATGACGCCGGCGACGACGATCGCCAGCCACGTCGGCCAGCCCAGCAGGGCGTTCACGACGATGGCCATCGCGTAGAGGTTCACGCCGGCCAGCAGGACGGAGGCGATGGCGAACAGCAGGCCCTGCAGGCGCTGGGTCTTCGCGTCGAAGCGGCGGCCGAGGAACTCCGGGACGGAGCGGACCTTCGAGCCGTAGTAGAACGGCATCATCACCAGCGCGAGGAACACCATCGCCGGGATCGCGCCGATCCAGTAGTAGTGGAACGCCTGCTCACCGAACTGGGCGCCGTTGGCGGCCTGACCGAGGAGTTCGGTGGCGCCGAGGTTGGCGGAGACGAAGGCGAGTCCGGTGACCCAGGCGGGCAGGCTGCGACCCGAGAGCAGGAAGTCCAGGCTCGAGGAGACGCTGCGGCGGGCGATGAGGCCGATGCCGAGGACGATGAGGAAGTAGAACCCGACGAGCAGGTAGTCGATGAGGTGGGCGTCGATGCGCAGGTTCGACGCGGTGGCCACGCTCGTCGCGAGGGTGGCGCTCACTTCGCGTCCTCCCCGTCAGGGAGGTCGGTGGCGTCGGTGGCCGGCGTCTCGGCGTGGAGCGGTTTCGCCACGGTCCAGCCGATGAAGAGCGCGGACAGGACCAGCATGCCGATCCCGGTCCACAGGTTGAGGTTGATGCCGCCCGTCTTGGCGCGGTCGGCGTCGGTGAACGACACCAGTCCGTAGATGAGGCAGACCACGCCGTAGACGGCGAACAGGCCGCCGATCACGGTGCGGATGTCGAAGAGGAGGTCGGCTTTGCCGTCGCCCCCCGTGCGTCGTGCAGACACGAGTCAGCTCCAGTGCAACGTTGAAGGATCGGCGGATACCTTTGCATGAGGCAACCGTTGCCACCCAACCGGGGTCTTGTGTGACGGGCGTCACATTGAGTCGACCGTGAGCTTCCGGGATCCAGGCACTCGACCACTTCGAAGACCGGAGGAGACGTCGAGCCGCAGGGGCTCGTGGAGGAGGCGGAGCAGTGGGGGACGATCAGATGAGTCGCGAAGCGGCCGCGTCGCGCGTCGCGTCGTGGACGGCCGACGAGGTGGACGTTCTGCGCGCCGTGGCTCGGGGACTCCCCGCGAGCGTCGTCGCGGAGCACCGGTGCAGCACCCTCGCCCAGGTCGGTGCCACGCTCGCCTCGGCCCGGGAGAAGGCGTCCGTCACCTCCACGCAGGCCGCGATCGGGCTCGCCCGGAAGGCCGGGCTCCTGGACTGACGGTGCAGGTCAGTGGCCCGGAACCGCTTCCACGCGGGACCGCAGACCGACCGCGACCGCGCCGAGACCCGCGGGCGCCGTGGCGGAGACGTCGAACACGATGCCGAGGTCGTGACCACCCGCAACGGTCCTGACCTGCGCGACGGCGCCCGCGAGGTCGAGGGTGCCGGTGCGGTGGGGCCAGTGCACGACGACGCGGGTGCCGACCCCAACGCGCCGCTGGGTCGACGCGGTGGTGACCCGCGCGTTTCCGAGCCCCAGGTCCAGCGCCGTCGCGGGGTTCTCCCGGCCCTCGACGCGCAGCACGACGTCCTGCTGGCAGGGGAACCGCGAGACCCGGCGCCGCTCCGTGGTGGCCGCGAGATCACCCATCTGGCGGGCGCCGTCCACGGCGGCGGCCACCGACCCCTGCAGCCGCACGAGTGCGTCGCGCTGCTGGTCGGCGACGGAGCGCAGACCGGCGGCGACGTCGTCGATCCCGGCGACGCGTGCCTGCACGGCGCGCAGGCTGCGGAGCACGGCGTGGGCGTCGGCCTGGACCGTCGTCACCGTCGTGGAGATCTCGTGGGTCGAGCCGGCCGTCGTCGCCGCGAGGTCCTTGACCTCCCCGGCCACCACGCGGAAGCCGTCGCCGGCCGCCCCGGCCCGGGCGGCCTCGATCGTGGCGTTCAGGGCCAGCAGCTTGGTCTGGTCGGCGACCCGGTCGGCCTCCGACCTCGCCGTCGCGGTGTCGAGGTCGGCCCGGGCGGCGGCTGCGCCCCGCTCGGCGGTCACCGACAGCCAGGCCAGCGCGGCCGTGCCGCACGCAGCGGCCACCACGGCGAGGAGGGCCGCGGTGAGGGCGAGCGGCCCGTCCAGCAGTGCGTGCGCGCCGCTCAGGACGAGAGCGGGAGCCAGCCCGAGCAGCGCACGACCCCGGCGCCGCGACCGGCGAGGACGGCGACGAACGGCCGCAACGGGACCGGGGCTCCGGCCACGGTCGGGCTCTGCTGGGGCATGCGTCGGTTCCCGTCGGGTGGACCTGCCGTGCGATCGACGGCCGTCGACCCGGATCGTGCATCGGCGTTCAGGGGGCCGGGATCGACCGTCCGACCCCCGGAGGATCACCCTTCCTGCCTGCCCGGGCGGGTGCGGTACCTCCCACCGAGACAGGCCGCCGACCGCCGTCCCGGTCCAGCAGGTACGCGGTGGTGATCGCCCGGCCGCGACCGCACCGACGACGAGGACCCCCACGTCCCGGGTGGGACGGGTGGCGGTCAGTTGATCTTGAGCCCCGCACCACGCATGCGCTTCTTGCTCCGCTGCACCGACTCCTTGAACGCCCGGATGACCTTGATCCCGCGGCGACGGAAACCGATGACGTCCATCGCGCCGTCGAGCAGCGCCTGCTCCTGCACCTCCAGCCCCAGGCGGGCGAACGTCAGGGCGACCGCGGCGTCGACGACCGCGGGCGGGGTCTGGTCCACGTTGGGGTGCCCGCCGTTCAGACCGGCGAGGAACTCCGCGACCCTCGTCTCGGCGTCCGCGGCGGAACCGAGACCCCGGGGCAGCTCAAGTTCGACGGGTTCTTCGGCGACGGGTTCTTCGGCGACGGGTTCTTCGGCGACGGGTTCTTCGGCGACGGGTTCTTCGGCGACGGGTTCTTCGGCGACGGGTTCTTCGGCGACGGGTTCTTCGGCGACGGGTTCTTCGGCGACGGGTTCTTCGGCGACGGGTTCTTCGGCGACGGGTTCTTCGGCGACGGGTTCTTCGGCGACGGGTTCTTCGGCGACGGGTTCTTCGGCGACGGGTTCTTCTCGGGCGCGGTCCAGGTCGGTGAACCGGGCGAGGGCGTCGGTGATCCGGCGGGTCGTCCCGCGCGGATCCCGAAACCAATCGAGGGCGGGGACGGTGAGGTGGCCCACGCGTGCATCCGCCAGCCGGGCGGGACGGGCGATCTCGCGGTCGCGCACCGTCCCCAGCGCAGCGTACGCGGGACCGTCCAGGTCGACCGCGAGGACGGGGAGTTCGCCGGTGCGTGCGGCCACGACCAGGTCGACGGCACGACCGGCCACCACCTCACCCGTGGTGACCGCCACCGTGCCACGCAACGCCGCGGCCAGGGACTCGCGGAAGGTCTCGATCGCGGGGGTGGCGACGACCGCCGGCCACCCGAGCTCGTGGGGTTCCACCGACCGGACCGTCCGAGTCCAGACGGAACCCGGGTCCGCTGCGCCGGTCGAGCGGACCACGACCAGTTGACGGGCCCGACCGGCCAGGTCCAGCACGCGGGCGGTCTCGAACTCCTGCGCGTCCACCACGACCAGGACGT
This region includes:
- a CDS encoding sodium:solute symporter family protein codes for the protein MSATLATSVATASNLRIDAHLIDYLLVGFYFLIVLGIGLIARRSVSSSLDFLLSGRSLPAWVTGLAFVSANLGATELLGQAANGAQFGEQAFHYYWIGAIPAMVFLALVMMPFYYGSKVRSVPEFLGRRFDAKTQRLQGLLFAIASVLLAGVNLYAMAIVVNALLGWPTWLAIVVAGVIVLAYTFLGGLSAAIYNEVLQFFVIVVTMVPITLVGLHRVGGWDGLVSRLTDQGSQNMLQAFPAQDLTGIGSAVGSTFGVVLGLGFVTSFGYWTTNFTEVQRAFSARNAAAAQRTPLIAAIPKVLIALVIIIPGMIAAVLIPGIESLKKGLPSDVTYNDAVPLLLRELLPNGFLGVALAGLLAAFMAGMAANVSSFNTVFTYDLWQDWLRPGKDDAHYLKVGRVVTVVGTALAIGTAFIAAGFSNIMDYIQTLFSFFNVPLFAVFAFGLFWKKLTGTAGFWGLLSGTLSAVSVFVLNQVGVISLSGQGSSFLGGGVATVVAVLVGWLVSRGGTPKPEADLKGLVWTLTPASVRAVPREAGWYRNPTVLATIVLVLAVGGYVLFAII
- a CDS encoding methyl-accepting chemotaxis protein codes for the protein MAAACGTAALAWLSVTAERGAAAARADLDTATARSEADRVADQTKLLALNATIEAARAGAAGDGFRVVAGEVKDLAATTAGSTHEISTTVTTVQADAHAVLRSLRAVQARVAGIDDVAAGLRSVADQQRDALVRLQGSVAAAVDGARQMGDLAATTERRRVSRFPCQQDVVLRVEGRENPATALDLGLGNARVTTASTQRRVGVGTRVVVHWPHRTGTLDLAGAVAQVRTVAGGHDLGIVFDVSATAPAGLGAVAVGLRSRVEAVPGH